The Streptomyces camelliae genome window below encodes:
- a CDS encoding aminoglycoside phosphotransferase family protein yields MSRFTHASIVRSVIDIPAELAEAQATYNGAAGRAFVAALPELTADFLNRWGLRLDGPAMNGVSALVLPVVLAADGTRAVLKLQLRDEENEGEPVALRVWDGDGAVRLLDHDPETGTLLLERLDTSRMLSSVADTHAAVQVIARLLARLTSFPAPPGMRRLGDLAEAMLERTPWALERVPDPEARRMVADCAAAVREVVAEPGDRLLHWDLHFENVLAADRADWLAIDPKPLAGDPGFELWPALVNRFEAAEVAWRFDAMTDVLGLDRERARAWTLGRLLQNALWDVADGRPVEDRRLEIGRRLRV; encoded by the coding sequence ATGAGCCGATTCACGCACGCCAGTATCGTCCGGTCCGTGATCGACATTCCCGCCGAACTGGCCGAGGCGCAGGCGACGTACAACGGCGCGGCGGGGCGGGCCTTCGTCGCCGCCCTGCCGGAGCTCACGGCAGACTTCCTGAACCGCTGGGGGCTGCGGCTCGACGGGCCCGCCATGAACGGTGTCAGCGCGCTGGTCCTGCCGGTCGTCCTGGCTGCCGACGGCACCCGGGCCGTGCTCAAGCTCCAGCTGCGGGACGAGGAGAACGAAGGCGAGCCGGTCGCGCTGCGGGTCTGGGACGGCGACGGGGCCGTACGGCTCCTCGACCACGACCCGGAGACCGGGACCCTGCTGCTGGAGCGGCTGGACACGTCCCGGATGCTCTCCTCGGTGGCCGACACGCACGCGGCCGTCCAGGTCATCGCCCGGCTGCTCGCCCGTCTGACCTCCTTCCCCGCGCCGCCGGGCATGCGCCGGCTCGGTGACCTCGCCGAGGCCATGCTGGAGCGGACCCCGTGGGCGCTGGAGCGCGTCCCCGATCCCGAGGCCCGCCGCATGGTCGCCGACTGCGCGGCCGCCGTGCGCGAGGTCGTCGCCGAGCCCGGGGACCGGCTGCTGCACTGGGACCTGCACTTCGAGAACGTGCTGGCCGCCGACCGCGCCGACTGGCTCGCCATCGACCCCAAGCCGCTGGCCGGCGACCCCGGCTTCGAGCTGTGGCCGGCCCTGGTCAACCGGTTCGAGGCGGCCGAGGTCGCCTGGCGCTTCGACGCGATGACCGACGTCCTGGGCCTCGACCGGGAGCGGGCCCGCGCCTGGACGCTGGGCCGGCTGCTGCAGAACGCTCTGTGGGACGTGGCGGACGGCCGGCCGGTCGAGGACCGCCGGCTGGAGATCGGGCGGCGACTGCGGGTCTAA
- a CDS encoding N-acetylmuramoyl-L-alanine amidase, whose protein sequence is MALGAVVAGGGVAVATVAMAGSPNHGNASAAPGPIKTHVHSLSLTGNSASLKTLGAQSTAPFSMVGVTWNGAHATLRGTVEVRTRSADSGHWTPWLKMQQPDDIPDAAELNRPGVRGGMSPMWSGPSNGIQVRATGAGKALPAGLRVDLVDPGKPATSGTPDSGMAPAAYAMDATATDSATPTDSVSPTDSVSPTDSVSPTDTATDSASPTDTPTTTDTPTATDSASGTPSTGTSASASASDSASPSTSPTPWPSQLPSMSDAYPSCTTSSASPTPSSSPTPPDPMPAATTSTVAPPTVVTRAGWGADECARDTGYPSYGSAVKVMFVHHTDTTNTYSCTDSPAIVRSLYAAHLSQGWRDLGYNFLVDKCGTIFEGRFGGMALPVVGAQTYGFNTNSMGVAAIGTYTDLSGGDSTASTFPGATPSQAMLGSIARIAAWKFGMTGVDPSTGTATLPEGSSNSSGFTLGQNYSFNVISGHRNGFATDCPGNQLYNALGTVRSYAAGPVGAVSVTGMSGGAAKSGTSYYTKGAATVSWTTATPSAVISGFDVLVDGKAVAHTSGSARSASVSVAAGSHTVQVRATHVRGATTLSGPVTLVGDTTAPTFPTAPGVQVRTGTVYSSSVPVTVTWKAADNAALAKVMATAPASATFGPTVTSWNTWAKPGASDLFALKAYDVAGNTGGASVYRTPNIIQETSTTRTGSWTHKSSTSYLGGYSYSSSSAGASISWTFTGRSVAWIVSRASTSGQAYIYVDGTKVSTVDLKSSTTLYRQAIWTKTWSGSAKHTLKIVVVGTSGRPTVTTDGIATIG, encoded by the coding sequence GTGGCGCTGGGGGCGGTCGTCGCCGGCGGCGGCGTGGCGGTGGCGACCGTCGCCATGGCCGGTTCGCCGAACCATGGCAACGCGTCGGCCGCGCCGGGACCGATCAAGACACATGTCCACTCGCTGTCCCTCACCGGGAACAGCGCGTCGCTCAAGACGCTGGGGGCCCAGTCCACGGCTCCGTTCAGCATGGTGGGCGTCACCTGGAACGGCGCGCACGCCACACTGCGCGGCACGGTCGAGGTACGGACCCGCTCCGCCGACAGCGGCCACTGGACACCGTGGCTGAAGATGCAGCAGCCGGACGACATCCCCGACGCCGCCGAACTGAACCGTCCCGGTGTGCGCGGCGGAATGTCACCCATGTGGTCGGGGCCGTCGAACGGAATCCAGGTCCGCGCGACCGGCGCGGGCAAGGCGCTGCCCGCCGGACTGCGAGTGGACCTGGTCGACCCGGGCAAGCCCGCCACCAGCGGGACGCCGGACTCCGGCATGGCCCCGGCGGCCTACGCCATGGACGCGACCGCCACCGACAGCGCGACGCCGACGGACAGCGTGTCCCCGACGGACAGCGTCTCCCCGACCGACAGCGTCTCCCCGACCGACACCGCGACGGACTCCGCCTCACCCACGGACACCCCCACCACCACGGACACCCCCACCGCCACGGACTCCGCGTCCGGCACGCCGTCCACCGGGACCTCCGCCTCCGCATCCGCATCCGACTCCGCCTCGCCGAGCACCTCCCCGACGCCCTGGCCCAGCCAGCTCCCGTCGATGTCCGACGCGTACCCGTCCTGCACGACCTCCTCCGCCAGCCCCACCCCGTCCTCGTCGCCGACCCCACCGGACCCGATGCCGGCCGCGACCACCTCGACGGTGGCACCGCCCACCGTGGTCACCCGGGCCGGCTGGGGCGCCGACGAGTGCGCCCGGGACACCGGCTACCCCTCGTACGGCTCCGCCGTGAAGGTCATGTTCGTCCACCACACGGACACCACCAACACCTACTCCTGCACGGACTCCCCGGCGATCGTGCGCAGCCTCTACGCCGCGCACCTCAGCCAGGGCTGGCGCGACCTCGGCTACAACTTCCTCGTCGACAAGTGCGGCACGATCTTCGAGGGCCGCTTCGGCGGAATGGCGCTGCCGGTCGTGGGCGCCCAGACCTACGGGTTCAACACCAACAGCATGGGCGTGGCCGCCATCGGCACGTACACCGACCTCAGCGGCGGCGACTCCACGGCCAGCACCTTCCCCGGAGCCACGCCGAGCCAGGCGATGCTGGGCTCCATCGCCCGGATCGCAGCCTGGAAGTTCGGCATGACCGGAGTGGACCCGAGCACCGGCACCGCGACCCTGCCCGAGGGATCCTCCAACAGCTCCGGCTTCACCCTGGGCCAGAACTACAGCTTCAACGTCATCTCCGGGCACCGTAACGGCTTCGCCACCGACTGCCCCGGCAACCAGCTCTACAACGCCCTGGGCACGGTCCGCTCGTACGCCGCCGGCCCGGTCGGCGCGGTCTCCGTCACCGGGATGTCCGGCGGGGCGGCCAAGTCCGGGACGAGCTACTACACCAAGGGCGCGGCCACGGTGAGCTGGACGACCGCCACGCCGTCCGCGGTGATCTCCGGCTTCGACGTCCTGGTCGACGGCAAGGCCGTGGCGCACACCTCCGGCTCCGCCCGCTCCGCCTCGGTCTCGGTCGCCGCCGGCAGCCACACCGTCCAGGTACGCGCCACCCACGTCCGCGGCGCCACCACACTGTCCGGCCCGGTCACCCTGGTCGGTGACACCACCGCGCCCACCTTCCCGACCGCTCCCGGCGTGCAGGTGCGCACCGGCACGGTGTACTCCTCGTCGGTCCCCGTCACGGTGACGTGGAAGGCCGCCGACAACGCGGCGCTGGCCAAGGTCATGGCGACCGCGCCGGCCTCGGCCACCTTCGGCCCGACCGTGACCTCCTGGAACACCTGGGCCAAGCCCGGCGCCTCGGACCTGTTCGCCCTGAAGGCGTACGACGTGGCCGGAAACACCGGCGGCGCCTCCGTCTACCGGACGCCGAACATCATCCAGGAGACCTCCACCACCCGCACCGGCAGCTGGACCCACAAGAGCAGCACCTCCTACCTGGGCGGCTACTCCTACAGCTCCTCGTCCGCCGGGGCCTCGATCAGCTGGACCTTCACCGGACGCTCGGTGGCCTGGATCGTCTCGCGCGCCTCCACCTCGGGCCAGGCGTACATCTACGTCGACGGCACCAAGGTCTCCACGGTGGACCTGAAGTCCTCCACCACCCTCTACCGCCAGGCGATCTGGACCAAGACCTGGTCCGGCTCCGCCAAGCACACCCTGAAGATCGTCGTGGTCGGCACCTCGGGCCGCCCGACCGTCACCACCGACGGCATCGCGACCATCGGCTGA
- a CDS encoding rhomboid-like protein has translation MRIRRGLRRARERVRAWIRSAPGTYVWLVVLFVTTVALHHMSPDFEQHFLRQRSTNIHELSRNPVRVLVASAMWIDSGKWIPYAFLYTVFHAPAERWLGTARWLAVCALAHVLATLISEGALLKAIRDGIAPHSAVNTLDIGVSYALAGVIAVLTYRIAPPWRYAYLLAVLIIFSLPLTAGRTFTDLGHFVSVLIGLACYPLVRGRGKAWNPKETLAAMRD, from the coding sequence ATGCGAATCAGACGGGGCCTGAGGAGGGCGCGGGAGCGAGTCCGGGCGTGGATCCGCAGCGCGCCCGGCACCTATGTGTGGCTGGTGGTCCTGTTCGTCACGACCGTCGCGCTGCACCACATGTCGCCGGACTTCGAGCAGCACTTCCTGCGGCAGCGGTCGACCAACATCCACGAGCTGTCGCGCAACCCGGTGCGGGTGCTGGTGGCGAGCGCGATGTGGATCGACAGCGGCAAATGGATCCCGTACGCCTTCCTCTACACGGTGTTCCACGCGCCGGCCGAGCGGTGGCTGGGCACGGCCCGCTGGCTCGCGGTGTGCGCGCTGGCGCACGTCCTCGCGACGCTGATCAGCGAGGGCGCCCTGCTGAAGGCGATCCGCGACGGCATCGCCCCGCACTCGGCGGTCAACACCCTGGACATCGGGGTGAGTTACGCGCTGGCCGGGGTCATCGCGGTCCTCACCTACCGCATCGCGCCGCCCTGGCGGTACGCGTACCTCCTGGCGGTGCTGATCATCTTCAGCCTGCCGCTGACCGCGGGCCGGACCTTCACCGATCTCGGTCATTTCGTCTCGGTGCTGATCGGGCTGGCCTGCTATCCACTGGTCAGAGGGCGCGGAAAAGCATGGAATCCGAAGGAGACACTGGCCGCCATGAGGGATTAA